The following are encoded in a window of Podospora pseudoanserina strain CBS 124.78 chromosome 6, whole genome shotgun sequence genomic DNA:
- a CDS encoding hypothetical protein (COG:I; COG:U; EggNog:ENOG503NWQW) — protein PALNPALQGQGDQWRAGIVGRDPLDGEPRHRAAARVFVQFWYARAAVPRAAVPVKKERELLLQKSKAFQKGKLERCRAEAKETMPPKHSYTTHCRLRPLSPSPDDQVPAANPQYFYSSPIPIDDPLSAAVGTIPDASNPSSGVQNLRPFSEGDNLSLERAWLGFANAESKEEHQRLVRRCKLGRKVDQEGEVRRRLEALVDRLAKLHIDKHKRESVASANDGLLGPTSMVVLTEDGGGEEKVVCCQELEIDVAAELRKEFCGLVRRKVGWLRQERVAEGVMAVISKMQGGGAEGQEQNKKGGGGSSRPGTPVPQMVVGSVPRVPGMSGIGVGEELLRGRGLVDGMGESGVATPDERERERERGTGRRGGESTAGTRIAGKGAVPPPEEDTAEVLVGIQRLHVVSLPVLQMKPIYWSPVNDIAAVVRATWFYRDTMIPLPPLIANQLEAGYRELRPWTETWSDELRSALDVGAVGEEKVTHRLWPEHHSEKQRSAKSKGGQHLPPEPPVSSDPFCAARCFSGEAAAEGKLEPVREEADTAMPAPEQRQYSNHHVIYKNAKEAFLLKPSQQPSAYYSRRPVQKIMKGVTVGVPVVRGFDRAAWEKVHEPKKQQQVKPQPVRQEQRGNNSEEDVCQGCQEELRKGQVTDLVLIAHGIGQKFAERVESFHFTHAVNAFRRMVSVELETPAVKSVLRPEQNGIMVLPVNWRHLLSFEDGGPTTGNEEDKAAYAPDGFGLKDIEPGTIPAVRSMISDVMFDIPFYMSHHKPKMIAALVGEANRVYRLWCGNNPGFEEKGRVHLIGHSLGSAMAVEVLSKQPTRVPRPLGQVPDTKHFEFDTVNLFLLGSPAAFFLLLERGGLVPRRGRMKPGAEAADTVAKDVVGELGMFGCIAVDNIYNILAKEDPIAYLLNGTVDPVYAASLKTAYVPSLKTGWFKGLGDAFRGVVGVGGSSSLESEVGGAGGGTEQQKKPSMMMRLPSQLELEVHDFTREDVAEKKAFLLNDNGQIDYYLRSGGGPLEIQYLNMLSAHTSYWTNLDLIRFLCIEVGRRPGRKNTLPAMRAVKVKGRFGGVAVGGLG, from the exons CCGGCATTGAACCCTGCACTACAAGGGCAGGGCGACCAATGGAGGGCGGGAATCGTAGGTAGGGACCCGCTGGACGGTGAACCACGTCATCGTGCCGCCGCGCGCGTGTTCGTGCAGTTTTGGTATGCGCGCGCTGCTGTGCCCCGCGCTGCTGTGCccgt GAAaaaggagagagagctgcTATTGCAGAAGAGCAAGGCTTTCCAGAAAGGAAAGCTAGAGAGGTGCAGGGCTGAAGCTAAAG AAACAATGCCACCAAAACACAGCTACACCACCCACTGCCGCCTCCGCCCCttatccccatccccagatGACCAAGTCCCGGCGGCAAACCCCCAGTACTtctactcctcccccatccccatcgacGACCCTTTATCCGCCGCCGTTGGCACCATCCCCGACGCCTCGAATCCGAGCTCTGGGGTTCAAAACCTCCGCCCTTTTTCAGAGGGGGATAACCTATCCCTTGAGCGGGCTTGGTTGGGGTTTGCGAACGCAGAATCGAAAGAGGAGCATCAgaggctggtgaggaggtgcaAGCTGGGGAGAAAGGTTGatcaggagggggaggtgaggagacGTCTCGAAGCACTCGTCGACCGCCTCGCCAAACTCCACATTGACAAGCACAAGCGGGAATCTGTCGCTTCAGCAAATGATGGGTTGCTCGGCCCGACGAGCATGGTTGTTTTGActgaggatggtgggggagaggagaaggtggtttgCTGTCAGGAATTGGAGATTGATGTCGCGGCGGAACTGAGAAAGGAGTTTTGTGGGTTGGTTAGGCGGaaggtgggttggttgaggcaggagagggttgctgagggggtTATGGCGGTGATAAGCAAGATGCAAGGCGGGGGTGCGGAGGGGCAGGAACAAAacaagaaggggggaggggggagtagtAGACCTGGGACGCCGGTGCCGCAGATGGTTGTGGGGAGTGTACCCAGGGTGCCGGGAATGTCGGggattggggttggagaggagttGTTACGGGGacgggggttggtggatgggatgggggagagtGGGGTTGCTACGCCtgatgagagggagagggagagggagagggggacagggaggagggggggggagagtaCTGCTGGGACGAGGATAGCTGGGAAGGGGGCtgtgccgccgccggaggaggatACGGCAgaggtgctggtggggatTCAGAGACTACATGTGGTTTCGCTGCCGGTGTTGCAGATGAAGCCGATTTACTGGTCGCCGGTGAATGATATTgccgcggtggtgagggcgaCGTGGTTTTACAG AGACACCAtgatccccctccctccgctGATCGCCAACCAGCTCGAGGCCGGCTACCGCGAACTTCGACCCTGGACAGAGACCTGGTCTGACGAGCTCCGTTCTGCCCTCGACGTCGGGGCGGTAGGCGAAGAAAAGGTTACTCATCGCCTCTGGCCTGAGCACCACAGTGAGAAGCAACGGTCGGCCAAGTCGAAAGGTGGACAACATCTACCGCCTGAACCGCCTGTGTCAAGTGACCCGTTCTGTGCAGCGAGGTGCTTTAGTGGGGAGGCTGCTGCGGAGGGGAAGTTGGAACCTGTTCGCGAGGAGGCTGACACTGCCATGCCGGCGCCAGAGCAGAGACAGTATTCAAATCACCACGTTATTTACAAGAATGCCAAGGAGGCGTTTTTGCTCAAGCCGAGCCAGCAGCCCTCGGCATATTACTCCCGGAGACCGGTACAGAAGATTATGAAAGGGGTCACGGTTGGGGTGCCGGTTGTGAGAGGGTTTGATAGGGCCGCGTGGGAGAAGGTTCATGAGCCtaagaagcagcagcaggtgaAGCCACAGCCGGTCAGACAGGAGCAGAGGGGAAACAacagcgaggaggatgtgtgtcaaggctgtcaagaagagCTGCGAAAAGGCCAGGTGACCGACCTTGTCCTCATCGCCCACGGAATCGGCCAAAAATTCGCGGAAAGGGTGGAAAGCTTCCATTTCACGCACGCGGTGAATGCCTTTCGAAGAATGGTCAGTGTCGAGCTGGAGACTCCCGCCGTCAAGTCGGTCTTGCGGCCGGAACAGAACGGGATTATGGTTTTGCCAGTAAACTGGAGACATTTGCTCAGCTTTGAAGACGGGGGGCCGACGACGGGGAACGAGGAGGATAAAGCGGCTTACGCTCCGGATGGGTTTGGCCTCAAGGATATTGAACCGGGTACGATACCGGCCGTGAGGAGCATGATTTCGGATGTGATGTTTGATATACCTTTCTACATGTCGCATCATAAACCAAAGATGATCGCGGcgctggtgggggaggcgaaCAGGGTTTATAGGCTTTGGTGTGGGAATAACCCGGGGTttgaggaaaaggggagggtgcATTTGATTGGGCATTCGCTGGGGAGTGCGATGGCTGTGGAGGTGTTGAGCAAACAGCCTACCAGGGTGCCGAGGCCTCTTGGGCAGGTGCCAGATACAAAGCACTTTGAGTTTGATACGGTTAATTTGTTCTTGTTAGGGAGCCCGGCGGCGttcttcttgctgttggaacgaggggggttggtgccgaggcgggggaggatgaagccAGGCGCCGAGGCGGCGGATACGGTTGCGAAGGATGTGGTAGGGGAGTTGGGCATGTTTGGGTGCATTGCGGTGGATAATATCTATAATATTTTGGCAAAGGAGGATCCGATTGCGTATTTGCTGAACGGGACGGTCGACCCGGTGTATGCGGCGAGTTTGAAGACGGCGTACGTGCCGAGTTTGAAGACGGGGTGGTTTAAGGGGCTGGGGGATGCGTtcaggggggttgttggggtgggtggttcgTCATCGTTGGAgagtgaggttggtggtgctggtggtgggacggagcagcagaagaagccgtcgatgatgatgaggttgccATCGCagttggagctggaggtgcATGATTTTACGAGGGAGGAcgtggcggagaagaaggcgttTCTGCTCAATGATAATGGGCAGATTGATTATTATTtgaggagtggaggggggcCGTTGGAGATTCAGTATTTGAACATGCTGAGTGCTCATACGAGTTATTGGACGAATCTGGACTTGATTCGGTTCTTGTGTAttgaggtggggaggaggccggggaggaagaaCACGCTGCCGGCGATGAGGGCTGTGAAGGTCAAGGGGCGGTTTGGGGGTGTGgcggttggtggtttgggatga
- a CDS encoding hypothetical protein (EggNog:ENOG503P3UZ; COG:O; MEROPS:MER0005204), giving the protein MPIHDTLHEAVDCTGDFLSDLLRFLPLRTFTFSSTFATLTSQHKQFCLLFIFLFALVTAVAFTFPNLHSHSHSLFHDCWKSQLTEMPPSKAPTPRTSRNSRGLRNSPFVERTPVVRRSSRRSTKGTTPASTKAVDSFTELPEPATPTPVARSVNIQTPCPRPGLAASPNRTEPIEQVPTSQTTTSLGPVALEPIREEQPPRTPAAASPISAAPEQASTTPVSSYTPTGPSTHTPPAQRKVSPLQYRRIALIKGTPVKPVKKAGPVTPIYRPTRFLTRLVDRTPAPKPPPTPRSEGHETRRFAERREQEDDETEFAKGIYLAIRNDHRMRECWCPIPNIYNSKEEAEAGSGHLRFYISDTNGTKSLRVLQKKDDFNWHCHCAQEYHPVCFELLNKNGKRPAQGSELDLIAQNSGLKNSESVKKVVSTPSEPTGEGEKTEQESRWSMWSQARGLFGSVTTMINPITNLIGKLVGAVRGNHYETVDVRRTNEQDGTIVVKRFKRQLGGAEEDEVDGLDWVKNPTEYIGAERLERLAGDFVGQATLVQEGKIVTGLTIKDIMQEQLAGQGVIGISVAIFKYQEMLFGPVTAEWTEVERAERFTEAVKRYIRNLLSTIEMMRNIYSPDNFEILKQEFPKPRSGLGLGNNEFRLAARKAGEFLLFFQSLVDLIPMDLDMVKTVGQVIVDFDAVGKKELVPSLVAVAAAPVGTMPGLFPDEKPSVMEEVPIKELDIQPLYEYRYPSPDPSESDSTPGEPGDYRLIAKPRGILKASKTWSVPPTPKYVPTPQKSRRLVFESPISRFIAPSHIPSRVMTAREAELIVEAERKAELLGDEHSLKVLEATMTTNSRHNASQDQFRWSARGPELEKDDKEMGLSRYYQKYGKFLDDAREDLEQRSERRKRKLEQEERSIYRMTPLKREIRIPRPPQFTTAERRRRAAEAAASMPSPEPNSPISFSPWYKRFTGRGYREEPIEDDDEGGYVMAKPARTKPAQTSRFQGVESDDEGNVVTPESSPKKVQPATPAHVLDLLSSPTTTKVKVKPRFNHQDGKLVVDLTSSPTGSAQRVVNPNVQVQVITERVTRTSSREATKTLFGSDPDSDPEDAALIASRAEEERAELARKKKEEEEKLRQRYLNQEKEAAARKAREEEAKRKAAEVEKDKKAKEAQKVAERIKRVEGMRLRAPLRPLHRPVSELWEAAVSELGNQPADQVMAKFPNGRVEGQLTRFDLYERLTRQGPDGEDVWLNDQVIMAALRHMVLTVDKKMGGTKERPRVACLDSYFWKMLVVDKKGVDPMMRAAKRQAGLTPENFYECAFVLVPICENSHWTLGVIRPDLKVVYHLDSLGPGGGEKAKKLLGIAALISGGKWKRDEWEDVSEFIRSPRQRNGNDCGVCTITNAECVLNGIVPAEAWLAREMGQLKRRWIAAMLMNGGYEGEFSLEGI; this is encoded by the coding sequence ATGCCCATCCACGACACCTTGCACGAGGCAGTCGACTGCACAGGCGACTTCCTCTCTGACTTGCTGCGCTTCCTGCCCCTCCGAACGTTTACCTTTTCTTCGACTTTTGCAACTTTAACTTCGCAGCACAAACAGTTTTGCCTGCTGTTTATTTTCCTGTTTGCGCTTGTCACTGCTGTGGCTTTCACCTTCCCCAACTTACATTCacactctcactctcttTTCCACGACTGCTGGAAATCACAACTAACAGAAATGCCACCGAGCAAAGCTCCCACCCCGCGGACGTCGCGCAATAGTCGCGGCCTGCGAAACAGTCCCTTCGTCGAGAGGACTCCCGTCGTCAGACGATCGTCGAGACGCTCCACCAAAGGCACCACTCCTGCCAGCACCAAAGCCGTCGACAGTTTCACCGAGCTCCCCGAGCCGGCGACTCCGACTCCGGTCGCTCGATCTGTGAATATCCAGACCCCTTGTCCTCGACCTGGGCTCGCCGCATCCCCCAATCGTACCGAGCCTATTGAGCAGGTCCCTACCTCTCAAACAACTACCTCTCTCGGACCCGTCGCCCTCGAGCCTATTCGAGAAGAGCAGCCGCCAAGGACACCAGCCGCTGCCTCTCCGATCAGCGCTGCCCCAGAGCAAGCGTCTACCACACCTGTCTCGTCATATACACCGACAGGCCCCAGCACTCATACCCCGCCTGCCCAGCGGAAGGTCTCGCCTCTCCAGTACCGGCGTATTGCCTTGATAAAAGGAACCCCCGTCAAGCCTGTCAAGAAGGCTGGCCCAGTAACACCCATCTACCGTCCAACGAGATTCCTCACAAGACTGGTCGACCGAACACCTGCCCCGAAACCTCCTCCTACCCCTCGGAGTGAAGGTCATGAAACCCGTCGGTTTGCAGAGCGCCGAGAACAAGAGGACGATGAGACCGAGTTTGCCAAGGGCATCTATCTGGCCATCCGCAACGATCACCGCATGAGAGAGTGCTGGTGTCCAATACCCAACATTTACAACTCgaaagaagaagccgaggCGGGATCGGGTCACCTTCGATTTTACATTAGTGACACAAACGGCACCAAGTCCCTGCGTGTCCTCCAGAAGAAGGACGACTTTAACTGGCACTGCCACTGCGCCCAGGAGTACCACCCCGTGTGTTTCGAGCTCCTGAACAAGAACGGGAAGCGGCCGGCTCAAGGTTCCGAGCTGGACTTGATTGCGCAGAATTCGGGCCTCAAAAATAGCGAGAGCGTTAAGAAGGTTGTCAGCACACCGAGCGAGCCCacaggagagggggagaagacaGAGCAAGAGAGTCGTTGGTCCATGTGGTCGCAAGCCCGTGGTCTTTTCGGTTCGGTAACCACCATGATCAACCCGATTACCAACTTGATTGGCAAGCTTGTCGGCGCCGTGCGCGGTAACCACTATGAGACTGTCGATGTGCGCCGCACCAACGAGCAAGATGGCACAATTGTTGTCAAGAGATTCAAGCGCCAGCTGGGcggagctgaggaggatgaagtcGACGGCCTGGATTGGGTCAAGAACCCCACCGAGTACATCGGCGCTGAGAGACTCGAAAGACTTGCCGGCGATTTTGTCGGTCAAGCGACACTTGTTCAGGAAGGCAAGATTGTCACCGGTCTTACGATCAAGGACATCATGCAAGAGCAGCTTGCTGGCCAGGGCGTCATCGGCATCAGTGTTGCGATCTTCAAGTACCAAGAGATGCTTTTCGGCCCTGTGACTGCCGAATGGACCGAGGTGGAGAGAGCCGAGAGGTTTACGGAGGCGGTTAAGAGGTACATCCGTAACCTGCTGAGCACCATCGAGATGATGAGAAACATTTACAGCCCGGACAACTTTGAGATTTTGAAGCAAGAGTTCCCCAAGCCCAGGTCTGGTTTGGGACTGGGCAACAACGAGTTCAGGCTTGCGGCGAGAAAAGCCGGGGAGTTTTTGCTGTTCTTCCAGTCTCTGGTCGACCTCATTCCCATGGACCTGGACATGGTCAAGACGGTTGGGCAGGTGATTGTCGATTTCGATGCCGTGGGCAAGAAGGAGTTGGTTCCGAGCTTGGTTGCCGTCGCCGCAGCCCCGGTTGGGACCATGCCTGGACTTTTCCCAGACGAGAAGCCTTCTGTCATGGAGGAGGTCCCCATCAAGGAGTTGGACATTCAGCCTCTGTATGAGTACAGATACCCGTCACCCGACCCCTCCGAATCGGACAGCACACCGGGCGAGCCGGGCGACTACCGTCTGATTGCCAAACCGAGGGGCATCTTGAAGGCTTCCAAGACATGGAGTGTTCCTCCCACGCCTAAGTATGTCCCCACGCCACAAAAGAGCCGCAGGCTGGTGTTTGAGAGCCCAATCTCGAGGTTCATTGCGCCCTCACATATCCCCTCCAGGGTCATGACTGCCAGAGAAGCCGAGCTGATAGTAGAGGCTGAGCGCAAGGCAGAGCTTTTAGGTGATGAGCACTCCCTCAAGGTGCTGGAGGCCACCATGACAACAAATTCGAGGCACAATGCCTCGCAAGACCAGTTCCGATGGAGCGCCCGCGGGCCTGAACTGGAGAAGGACGACAAAGAGATGGGTCTGTCCCGTTATTATCAAAAGTATGGCAAGTTCCTCGACGATGCGAGGGAGGATCTCGAGCAACGCAGtgagaggaggaaaaggaagctggagcaggaggagaggtccATTTACAGGATGACTCCCCTGAAGCGAGAGATTCGCATCCCCCGGCCGCCGCAGTTTACGACTGCCGAGAGGAGGCGCAgagcggcggaggcggcggcgtcgaTGCCCTCTCCCGAGCCGAACAGCCCTATCTCTTTCAGCCCGTGGTACAAGCGGTTTACCGGCAGGGGATATCGTGAAGAGCCGatagaagatgatgatgaggggggttaTGTTATGGCCAAGCCTGCCCGCACCAAGCCTGCCCAGACCTCGCGGTTTCAGGGGGTGGAATCGGACGACGAGGGCAACGTGGTCACGCCGGAGTCTAGCCCGAAGAAGGTGCAGCCGGCTACTCCAGCGCATGTCCTCGACCTGCTTTCTTCGCCAACTACCACCAAGGTGAAGGTGAAGCCGCGATTCAATCATCAGGATGGCAAGCTAGTCGTCGACTTGACGAGTTCGCCAACGGGCAGTGCACAGCGGGTCGTCAACCCCAACGTTCAGGTACAGGTTATCACCGAGCGCGTCACCAGGACCAGCTCGAGAGAAGCCACAAAAACCCTGTTTGGCTCAGATCCTGACTCGGATCCTGAGGATGCCGCCCTCATAGCGTCAAGAGCGGAAGAAGAGCGTGCCGAGCTTGCTCgtaaaaagaaggaggaggaggagaagcttcGGCAGAGGTATTTGAATCAAGAGAAGGAAGCcgcggcgaggaaggcgagggaggaggaagcgaaAAGGAAAGCtgccgaggtggagaaggacaagaaggcaaaggaggCGCAAAAGGTTGCCGAGAGGAtcaagagggtggaggggatgaggctGAGGGCTCCTCTCAGGCCTCTGCACAGACCGGTGTCGGAGCtgtgggaggcggcggtgagCGAGCTCGGCAACCAGCCGGCGGATCAGGTGATGGCCAAGTTTCCCAACGGCCGGGTAGAGGGACAGCTGACGAGGTTCGATCTTTATGAGCGGCTCACGCGGCAAGGTCCCGACGGGGAAGACGTCTGGCTCAACGACCAGGTCATCATGGCGGCACTGAGGCACATGGTGCTGACGGTGGACAAGAAGATGGGCGGGACCAAGGAGCGGCCCAGGGTGGCGTGCCTGGACAGTTACTTTTGGAAGATGCTCGTCGTGGACAAGAAGGGGGTGGATCCCATGATGCGGGCGGCGAAGCGGCAGGCGGGGCTGACGCCCGAGAACTTTTACGAGTGCGCGTTCGTGCTGGTGCCGATTTGCGAGAATAGTCACTGGACGCTGGGGGTGATTAGACCGGATTTGAAGGTGGTGTATCACCTTGACTCGCTGGGGCCGGGGGGCggggagaaggcgaagaagctgcTGGGGATTGCGGCGTTGATTTCGGGGGGGAAGTGGAAGAGGGACGAGTGGGAGGATGTGAGCGAGTTTATTCGGAGCCCGAGGCAGAGGAACGGGAATGACTGCGGGGTGTGCACGATTACGAATGCGGAATGTGTGCTGAATGGGATCGTGCCGGCGGAGGcgtggttggcgagggagatggggcagttgaagaggaggtggattgCGGCCATGTTGATGAATGGGGGGTATGAGGGGGAGTTTAGTTTGGAGGGGATTtag
- a CDS encoding hypothetical protein (EggNog:ENOG503P23R; COG:S): MTRSRLRPHSPTLLSPVHSPKELTPRPSAVFRGGDGDSIMSTSRPSSVALMPPSAPTNPTSPPSLRDILTDTALPPYTLGAFTAFLSQNHCLETLEFTLQAERYRTAYANIVGTGERPPSIGDGSEHICLLWQKLMHTFIQPCGIREVNLPARVRDRLLSLPCVPIPPNPSELDEAVKIVYELMNDSVLGPFLASVAPHEEEHRHEHDPRLFRSRLRIPRETSSSSEHDSIRSPKSAFLPMLNLAWSSEPKSSASSSSDPMEQGGLSDDSGNVPSPSANEPMTPPTTPPTSDWAFANTSPGSLQRAISAHNSGWKKMGAKLGLSRRGRAKQVVSIPQDPATSSHQHAPAGKTMTGFDEKVHSISSTLRSSVEWEEPHPGKRFPVPATGNVSQGVGIPQQCSGLHKNGMAAKGFVPYPTRGWNMGTKRRFLRPRVRVKIPVNPQDSSIKSNMCCRPQSTTSGAAPVITSAASPQVPSMDCVATNSTRTVSPMYGCCGTDSKDAIKLKDESMESTPDSTLSSKHSSMRLSMTDFSHYLSPAGPTDESDRSSCLSFDPDRSPSLSPDEDPYGWEAELNKKTAAPGVMACCSNLEFRRAQGGKRSLLQKVLSLGPRELARPSMH; this comes from the exons ATGACCCGCTCCCGGTTACGACCACATTCACCAACACTGCTTTCGCCAGTACATTCACCCAAGGAACTGACACCAAGACCGTCGGCCGTCTTCAGAGGCGGTGACGGAGACTCCATCATGTCAACCTCGCGACCCTCCAGCGTGGCTCTTATGCCACCATCAGCACCCACAAACCcgacctctccaccatcgcTGAGAGACATCCTGACCGATACCGCTCTACCACCCTACACGCTTGGCGCCTTTACCGCTTTTCTGTCGCAGAACCACTGCCTCGAGACGCTCGAGTTCACACTGCAGGCCGAACGCTACAGGACGGCGTACGCTAACATTGTAGGGACCGGGGAAAGGCCGCCGAGCATCGGAGATGGCAGCGAGCACATTTGCCTGCTCTGGCAGAAGCTGATGCACACCTTCATCCAGCCTTGCGGAATCCGCGAAGTCAACCTTCCCGCCCGCGTACGCGATCGGTTGCTGTCACTTCCCTGTGTGCCCATCCCACCGAACCCATCCGAACTGgacgaggctgtcaagattGTGTACGAGCTCATGAACGACTCGGTGCTGGGCCCCTTCTTGGCGTCGGTGGCGCCGCATGAAGAGGAGCACCGCCATGAGCATGATCCCAGGCTGTTTCGGTCACGCCTGCGAATCCCAAGAGAGACGTCGTCCTCCAGCGAACACGACTCAATTCGGTCACCCAAGTCGGCTTTTCTGCCCATGCTCAACCTCGCCTGGTCTAGCGAGCCCAAAAGCTCCGCGTCGTCATCCAGCGACCCGATGGAGCAGGGTGGACTAAGCGATGACAGTGGAAACGTGCCCTCGCCGTCCGCGAACGAGCCGatgacaccacccaccacaccgcCCACCTCAGACTGGGCCTTCGCCAACACGTCCCCCGGCAGCCTTCAGCGGGCCATTAGCGCACACAACAGCggctggaagaagatgggggcGAAGCTTGGACTGAGCCGCAGAGGCCGCGCCAAGC AGGTCGTGTCGATCCCACAGGACCCCGCTACATCCTCCCACCAACATGCCCCAGCAGGCAAGACAATGACGGGTTTCGACGAAAAGGTTCACTCCATTTCATCGACCCTGCGCTCGTCGGTCGAGTGGGAGGAGCCGCACCCAGGGAAGCGCTTTCCGGTTCCCGCGACGGGGAACGTGAGCCAGGGTGTTGGTATTCCTCAGCAATGTAGCGGGCTTCACAAGAACGGCATGGCCGCAAAAGGTTTTGTCCCATATCCGACGCGCGGATGGAATATGGGCACCAAGAGGCGCTTCTTGCGCCCCCGAGTTCGGGTCAAGATCCCCGTGAACCCCCAAGACAGCTCGATCAAGAGCAACATGTGCTGCAGACCTCAGAGCACCACATCCGGCGCCGCACCCGTGATTACATCGGCTGCCTCTCCCCAAGTGCCATCAATGGACTGCGTTGCCACCAACAGCACGCGGACAGTGAGCCCCATGTACGGCTGTTGCGGCACGGATAGCAAGGATGCCATCAAGTTGAAGGACGAATCCATGGAAAGCACTCCCGATAGCACCTTGTCCTCAAAGCACTCGTCCATGCGACTCTCGATGACGGACTTTTCCCACTACCTGTCACCGGCAGGCCCCACTGATGAATCCGACCGCAGCTCCTGCCTGTCTTTTGATCCCGACCGCTCCCCCAGCCTCTCGCCTGATGAGGATCCTTATGGATGGGAAGCCGAGCTGAACAAGAAGACGGCGGCCCCCGGTGTCATGGCTTGCTGCTCTAACCTAGAGTTTCGCCGGGCGCAGGGTGGCAAGCGGAGTCTTTTGCAAAAGGTTCTCAGTCTGGGTCCTCGGGAACTTGCCCGTCCATCGATGCATTGA